The sequence below is a genomic window from Massilia oculi.
GACGATCAGGCCGAACACATAGTCGGCCAGGAAGCGGTCGGCATTCCCCAGCACGAAGGCCTGTCCAAGCCAGGATGCACGGCCGGCCGCGCGCAGGGTTTCCTCGACCCCGCTGGCCTCGTAGACCACCAGCAGGGCCAGGCTGGCGATCCAGCCGAGGCGCGCCAGGGCGCAGGGGAGCGCATGCCTTGCCTGCCAGTGGTAAAGCGCGAGCCCGGCCAGCCAGACCGGCAGCAGCAGCCACAGTTTGACGCCCATGACGGCCAGCACCAGGCCGAGTGCCGGCAGCCGCCACGGCCCGCGCACGTAGCAGGCGACGCCGAACAGCACGTAGTACCAGACCTCGTAGTTGAGCGACCACCAGGGGCCGAGCCAGGGCGGCACTTCGGCCAGCGACCACAGGTCGCCCAGGAACAGCAGGTGGAAGGGGATGTAGAACCAGGGTTTGGCCAGCTGGTAGTGCAGGTCCATGCCGGTCATCAGGTGGCCGCGCACCAGGCTGGCGCAGGCGAAGGCCAGCAGCAGCACCGGCAGCGCCACCGAGTAGATGCGGGCGGCGCGCGCCAGCGCGTAGTCGCGCGCGCTCGGGCGGCGATGTTCGGTGGTATAGG
It includes:
- a CDS encoding acyltransferase family protein, producing the protein MRAAPSPLDQPFSVYLDLVRFLAALAVVAMHVRQFGLVEAPGADLLTMFGREAVMAFFVLSGFVIAYTTEHRRPSARDYALARAARIYSVALPVLLLAFACASLVRGHLMTGMDLHYQLAKPWFYIPFHLLFLGDLWSLAEVPPWLGPWWSLNYEVWYYVLFGVACYVRGPWRLPALGLVLAVMGVKLWLLLPVWLAGLALYHWQARHALPCALARLGWIASLALLVVYEASGVEETLRAAGRASWLGQAFVLGNADRFLADYVFGLIVCLNFACARFARFDALLRCAAPIRLLASYTLTLYLSHALVLIAWPALYPHDPGSMTDLLALCLAVAAATAVLGMLTEQRKDVFRRLLARLAALVWRPARLAPAGAAPAAPIKEKQDEV